The nucleotide window GCGCAACTGGCCGATCTTTTCATCGAGGGTCATCTGTTTCATCAGGTTGCTGATGAACGCGTCCTTGTTCTCTATGGGGGCTGGCAGGTTGTCGGCTAATACGGATTGACTGGCCAGACTGACAAACAGGCCCAGCAAACACAGCTTCTTCATGAATAGTTTTCTCGCAGGCCCAAAGGCGGTAATCAGGACACGCCGTCAGCCGAAATGTGAGGAGTGGCTATTGTTGTTCGGTCAAATGCAGCACACTTTCGAACCCATGGGGCTGAACTTAGTTTCGCACTGCGCATCTTTTAGCCCATCGATCCGTTTCAATCCAGTGCGGCGGCAGATTATGCCCCAGACACCGGTGGGATAGGTGGCCGTGTTTTCCAATATAAAGGCAAGGGAGAGCTTCACCCGATGAATCTACGATTGAACCACCAAAGCGGCTTGCGAATGCTGGCCCTGATGCTGTTCACCTCACTGCTGGCCGGTTGCGGCATCAACACGATTCCGACCCTCGACGAACAGGCCAAGGCTGCCTGGGGCCAGGTGCAGAACCAGTATCAGCGCCGCGCCGACCTGATCCCGAACCTGGTGGAAACCGTCAAGGGCTATGCCCAGCACGAGCAGGAAACCCTGACCGCCGTCATCGAGGCGCGGGCCAAGGCCACCTCGATCCAGGTCGATGCCACCACGCTGGACAACCCGGAGAAGCTCAAGCAGTTCCAACAGGCCCAGGATCAGTTGACCGGCGCGCTGAGCCGCCTGATGGTAGTGTCCGAGCGCTACCCGGACCTCAAGGCCAACCAGAACTTCCTGGCGCTGCAATCGCAGCTCGAAGGCACCGAGAACCGCATCGCCGTGGCCCGTCGCGACTTCATCCTGGCGGTGCAGAAGTACAACACCGAGATCCGGACTTTCCCGGGGCGGTTGTGGCACAGCGTGATGTACAGCGACCTTCCGATCCGCCAGACCTTCGAGGCCACCAGCCCTGACGCCGAGAAAGCGCCACAGGTGAAATTCTGACCGATACCCGGCAGCCTGAAGCGTTGTGGGAGCGGGCTTGCCCGCGAAGGCGGCAGCACATCCAATGATTGTTGCCCGCTGACCCACCGCTTTCGCGAGCAAGCCCGCTCCCACAGGAGTTCCAATGCGTGTGTTGAAATTTGGCCTGGTGCTGTTGCTCTGGGTGTTTGCAGTCACGGCCCAGGCCGAGTTGAAGTTTCCGGCGCTGACCGGCCGGGTGGTGGACACTGCCCAGTTGCTCCAGCCGTCGGTGCGCGAACAGCTGGACGCGCAGCTCAAGGCCCATGAACAGGCGACCGGGGAACAGGTGGTCGTCGTCACGCTGCCTGACCTGCAAGGTTCCAGCATCGAAGACTTCGGCTATCAGTTGGGACGCCACTGGGGCATCGGGCAGAAGGACAAGAACAATGGGGCACTGCTGATCGTGGCCCGGGATGATCGCAAACTGCGAATCGAAGTGGGCTACGGCCTGGAAGATCGTCTGACCGATGCCCAGAGTTCGGTGATCATCAACCAGGTCATCACCCCGGCCTTCAAGACCGGCAATTTCAACAAAGGCATCAGCGACGGCGTGGCGGCGATGCTGGTGGTGCTGGGCGGTAGCCCTCTGGATGAGCCGGCTGCCGCGTACTCTTCAGGCGAGCAGGAGGAGGGCGACTTTGTCTCGCGTCATCCATGGACATTCGTGAT belongs to Pseudomonas sp. B21-028 and includes:
- a CDS encoding TPM domain-containing protein — encoded protein: MRVLKFGLVLLLWVFAVTAQAELKFPALTGRVVDTAQLLQPSVREQLDAQLKAHEQATGEQVVVVTLPDLQGSSIEDFGYQLGRHWGIGQKDKNNGALLIVARDDRKLRIEVGYGLEDRLTDAQSSVIINQVITPAFKTGNFNKGISDGVAAMLVVLGGSPLDEPAAAYSSGEQEEGDFVSRHPWTFVMLVMLFIVTIMVCQVLGILPAGGGGSSGSRGGGFGGGGFGGGGGGGFSGGGGSFGGGGSSGGW
- a CDS encoding LemA family protein, giving the protein MNLRLNHQSGLRMLALMLFTSLLAGCGINTIPTLDEQAKAAWGQVQNQYQRRADLIPNLVETVKGYAQHEQETLTAVIEARAKATSIQVDATTLDNPEKLKQFQQAQDQLTGALSRLMVVSERYPDLKANQNFLALQSQLEGTENRIAVARRDFILAVQKYNTEIRTFPGRLWHSVMYSDLPIRQTFEATSPDAEKAPQVKF